The following are encoded in a window of Planctomycetota bacterium genomic DNA:
- a CDS encoding HEAT repeat domain-containing protein, translating to MRKTILLCLIAIIGCSIVSGLANSSEKGPNPAALPAVETKKDDGPILGQAELYYLRQALRCIKMTPQDLLYKKNRDPEMPYRLKCVDNMMANPIDVPFYTDNLAMDISKQQNKVSSLILRLESDLDLEMTTSLNMPLPDDKTFTLIVEKENIANVLKQVDELPKPLKEALSVLLIGMRNSGGLIKTAFSGLSDEGKKNLAEKGDSFEVYQEYESVSREKIIAAGYYSSMAVEESLKRLSKLKSELGKPAKEFGLDETRVKGGILFYAKTAIGEVIIGDRGPNEYNGDFSLIIDLGGDDKYTGRAGGTDGRTQPPVAICLDLGNGNNEFIARLAPEPVVTDGKDSPPKDESDKLEPGNDRIDFCQGGALAGIGILVVDGDGNNTFTAGDWSQGAAHLGVGILLRTGQGNDSYKALDCVQGAASFGIGILQDEQGDDRYRGTFASQGFGGPAGVGMLNDRTGNDNYYAGGRYEGYPLRPKGSFIAMSQGFGYGLRPSCSGGMGILIDNSGNDYYLLHNQFGIGGSYWYAFGMFVDDSGDDVYQTGNAGDYDGYTMGAAIHLAAACMIDRAGNDKYHGNKIGPAVGWDLSPAWLIDGGGTDEFTTDAERKWNWIGGVQNGCGFLVKKSGLAKFDCLNFPCGQICRDTGSIGILLNLGGNGQYNIANLISPVIPPHEMNKPRPFTGMKPGVYWSGVGMTDNNTWCAGIDVAVPPDFKADENLANWPRREVAKPKKEEPEPPMEGVDKITPKEPITATITAEELDKLWVACVTEQGANWDKSFVARDKFKALGPKMLYYVIPELASENYNESGWASAFIAAQGKVAVPALLEHLKLKDKGLRRAIIMTLGDLADPSATEALLPFLQHPGLVDITCMSLGKLKDKRAVPALLKLADNKAFKESEGLRKLLAVALGNIADAAAVPHLIKALDEEYFWVRYPAEQALIQIGEPSVPALLDVVKANRFPASAHAIEALGRIKSKDAKVYDALVKGLDNTDWAMRGFAVEALGDLGNTTALTVFDTLKRTEKHPFVLNKIEWSISNLTPKPPAPVETPK from the coding sequence ATGAGAAAGACAATTCTATTATGCCTAATAGCCATCATTGGTTGCTCGATTGTAAGCGGGTTGGCTAATTCCAGTGAAAAGGGTCCAAATCCCGCCGCACTACCGGCCGTGGAAACTAAAAAGGATGACGGACCTATCCTGGGACAGGCCGAATTATATTACCTGCGCCAGGCATTGCGCTGCATCAAGATGACGCCCCAGGACCTGCTCTATAAGAAGAATCGGGACCCGGAGATGCCGTATCGTCTGAAGTGCGTGGATAATATGATGGCTAACCCGATTGATGTGCCGTTCTATACGGATAATTTGGCCATGGATATTTCTAAGCAGCAAAATAAAGTGTCATCTCTTATTCTTCGTCTTGAATCTGATCTTGATTTGGAAATGACAACTTCTTTAAATATGCCTCTCCCTGATGATAAAACTTTCACTCTGATAGTTGAAAAGGAAAATATTGCTAACGTCTTAAAACAAGTAGATGAACTGCCAAAGCCCTTAAAAGAAGCACTGTCTGTTTTGCTTATAGGAATGCGTAACTCGGGGGGGCTTATTAAAACAGCTTTTTCTGGCCTTTCAGATGAAGGCAAGAAGAACCTGGCAGAAAAAGGTGATTCCTTTGAGGTCTATCAGGAATATGAATCTGTTTCACGGGAAAAAATTATTGCAGCTGGCTATTATAGTTCAATGGCTGTGGAAGAATCACTGAAAAGGTTGAGTAAACTTAAATCCGAATTGGGCAAGCCGGCCAAGGAATTCGGCTTGGATGAAACCCGGGTCAAGGGCGGAATCCTGTTCTATGCCAAGACCGCTATCGGCGAGGTGATTATCGGTGACCGCGGCCCCAATGAATACAACGGAGATTTCTCGCTTATTATTGACTTAGGCGGCGATGACAAATACACCGGTCGGGCCGGGGGCACAGACGGCCGGACCCAGCCGCCGGTGGCTATCTGCCTTGATTTGGGCAACGGCAATAATGAATTCATCGCCCGGCTGGCTCCTGAACCTGTTGTGACTGACGGAAAAGACAGTCCGCCCAAGGATGAATCGGACAAGCTTGAGCCGGGTAATGACCGGATAGATTTCTGTCAGGGCGGGGCGCTGGCTGGCATCGGCATCCTGGTGGTGGACGGCGACGGCAATAATACATTTACAGCCGGTGACTGGTCTCAGGGCGCGGCCCATCTGGGCGTGGGCATACTCCTGAGAACCGGCCAGGGCAATGATTCCTACAAAGCCCTGGACTGCGTCCAGGGCGCGGCATCATTCGGTATCGGCATACTCCAGGACGAACAGGGCGATGACCGGTACCGGGGCACCTTTGCCTCTCAGGGATTCGGCGGACCGGCCGGGGTGGGTATGCTGAATGACCGGACCGGCAATGATAATTATTATGCCGGCGGGCGCTATGAGGGCTATCCCCTGCGTCCTAAGGGCTCTTTTATCGCCATGTCCCAGGGATTTGGCTACGGCCTCAGGCCGAGCTGTTCAGGCGGTATGGGCATCCTGATTGATAACTCCGGCAATGATTATTACCTGCTTCATAACCAGTTCGGTATCGGCGGCAGTTATTGGTACGCATTCGGGATGTTCGTGGACGACTCCGGCGATGATGTTTACCAGACCGGCAATGCCGGCGATTATGACGGCTATACCATGGGTGCGGCGATTCATCTGGCCGCGGCCTGCATGATTGACCGGGCCGGCAATGATAAATACCACGGCAACAAGATTGGCCCGGCGGTGGGCTGGGACCTGTCTCCGGCCTGGCTGATTGACGGCGGCGGCACGGACGAATTCACCACCGATGCCGAGCGCAAATGGAACTGGATTGGCGGGGTGCAGAACGGCTGCGGATTCCTGGTCAAGAAGAGCGGGCTGGCCAAGTTTGACTGCCTGAACTTTCCCTGCGGGCAGATTTGCCGCGACACTGGCAGTATCGGCATCCTGCTCAACCTGGGCGGCAACGGCCAATACAATATTGCCAATCTGATTTCGCCGGTCATACCGCCGCACGAAATGAATAAACCCCGGCCGTTTACCGGAATGAAACCGGGCGTCTACTGGAGCGGGGTTGGTATGACTGACAACAACACCTGGTGCGCCGGCATTGATGTGGCTGTGCCGCCGGACTTCAAGGCCGACGAGAATCTGGCCAACTGGCCGCGCCGCGAGGTGGCCAAGCCCAAAAAGGAAGAGCCAGAACCGCCGATGGAAGGCGTTGACAAAATTACGCCCAAGGAACCGATTACCGCCACCATCACGGCTGAAGAACTGGACAAACTCTGGGTAGCATGCGTCACGGAACAGGGCGCCAACTGGGATAAGTCATTCGTAGCCCGGGACAAATTCAAGGCGCTCGGACCCAAGATGCTCTATTACGTCATTCCGGAATTGGCCAGCGAGAATTACAATGAATCCGGCTGGGCCTCGGCATTTATCGCCGCGCAGGGCAAAGTGGCCGTGCCGGCGCTGCTGGAGCATCTTAAACTCAAGGACAAGGGATTGCGGCGGGCGATTATCATGACCCTGGGCGATTTGGCAGACCCGTCTGCCACCGAGGCGCTCCTGCCTTTCCTGCAACATCCGGGTCTGGTTGACATCACCTGTATGTCTTTGGGCAAACTCAAGGACAAGCGGGCCGTGCCGGCTCTGCTCAAACTGGCGGACAACAAGGCGTTCAAGGAGTCAGAGGGCCTGAGGAAATTACTGGCCGTGGCGCTGGGCAATATCGCGGATGCGGCTGCTGTTCCGCATCTGATTAAGGCGTTGGATGAGGAATATTTCTGGGTGCGCTATCCGGCTGAGCAGGCGCTGATTCAAATCGGAGAACCGTCTGTGCCGGCGTTGTTGGATGTGGTCAAGGCAAACCGATTCCCGGCATCAGCCCACGCCATTGAGGCACTGGGTCGGATTAAATCCAAGGACGCCAAGGTCTATGACGCGCTGGTTAAAGGGTTGGACAATACTGATTGGGCAATGAGGGGATTTGCAGTTGAGGCGCTGGGCGACTTAGGTAATACGACTGCTTTGACCGTGTTTGATACATTGAAGAGGACCGAAAAGCATCCCTTTGTCTTGAATAAGATTGAATGGTCAATAAGTAATTTGACCCCCAAGCCGCCGGCTCCGGTTGAAACGCCGAAGTAG
- a CDS encoding alpha/beta hydrolase: protein MNKISKLLLRIFIILIAAYLGILGLVYLGQGMMIYFPDDEITGTPDDIGLAYEDVVFTTTDGVRITGWYIPCTSERATVLFCHGNAGNISTWLNRIALFNKMNLSVLVFDYRGYGRSGGEPSENGTYLDAQAAWDYLINIRKKSPARCIIYGHSLGGAIAAETALHNNPAGLVIESSFTSVPDMGARIYPWLPIRLIARFQYATIDKIGLIKCPKLIIHSPEDETIPFEFGRALYDKASKPKTFLEIQGDHNNGFITSGDVYVNGLKSFLDRCFK, encoded by the coding sequence ATGAATAAAATCAGCAAGTTACTGCTCAGGATATTTATCATTCTTATCGCTGCGTATCTGGGTATCCTGGGCCTGGTATATCTGGGCCAGGGGATGATGATTTACTTCCCGGATGATGAGATTACCGGCACACCTGATGATATCGGGCTGGCGTATGAAGATGTTGTCTTTACCACCACGGATGGCGTTCGGATAACCGGATGGTATATTCCCTGTACATCTGAAAGGGCTACTGTCCTGTTCTGCCACGGCAATGCCGGCAATATCTCCACCTGGCTGAACCGGATTGCCTTGTTCAACAAGATGAATCTGTCTGTGCTGGTATTTGACTACCGCGGATACGGTCGGAGCGGCGGAGAGCCATCGGAAAATGGAACCTATCTGGATGCCCAGGCGGCCTGGGATTATCTGATTAATATCCGGAAGAAATCACCGGCCAGATGCATCATCTACGGGCATTCATTGGGTGGTGCCATTGCCGCTGAGACGGCTTTACATAATAATCCGGCCGGGCTGGTCATAGAATCCAGTTTCACCTCAGTGCCTGATATGGGGGCGCGGATTTATCCCTGGTTGCCGATACGCCTGATTGCCAGATTTCAATACGCCACCATTGACAAGATTGGCCTGATAAAATGCCCCAAACTCATCATCCACAGCCCTGAGGACGAAACTATTCCCTTTGAATTCGGCAGGGCGTTATACGACAAGGCATCCAAACCTAAAACGTTTTTAGAAATCCAGGGCGACCATAATAATGGATTTATCACTTCAGGGGATGTGTATGTAAACGGCCTGAAATCGTTCCTGGATAGGTGTTTTAAGTAG
- the fabG gene encoding 3-oxoacyl-[acyl-carrier-protein] reductase, translated as MNYELKDKVALITGAGRGIGREIALNLASEGCHVAIVDVDENTLKATAAEIQAKGVKALGLKADVCSSAEVEKVVDDVNKQLGKIDILVNNAGITRDNLIMRMKDEEWDKVIAINLKGTFNFTKAVCRYMFKQRAGKIVNIASVIGIGGNVGQANYAASKAGVIALTKSSAKEFAARNINVNAIAPGFIQTAMTEVLSDEVKNKMNERIPLQRLGTVEDVANAVLFLASEKSNYITGQVLVVDGGMVM; from the coding sequence ATGAATTATGAATTAAAAGACAAGGTGGCCCTGATTACTGGCGCCGGACGCGGCATTGGCCGCGAAATCGCGTTGAACCTGGCATCTGAGGGATGCCACGTGGCTATCGTTGACGTGGATGAAAATACCCTCAAGGCCACGGCCGCGGAAATACAGGCCAAGGGTGTCAAGGCATTAGGGCTTAAGGCCGATGTCTGCAGCTCGGCTGAAGTGGAAAAGGTGGTGGATGATGTCAATAAGCAACTCGGTAAAATAGATATCCTGGTCAATAATGCCGGCATCACCCGCGATAACCTGATTATGCGGATGAAGGACGAGGAATGGGATAAGGTCATTGCCATTAACCTGAAAGGGACATTCAACTTTACCAAGGCCGTGTGCCGGTATATGTTTAAACAGCGGGCCGGCAAGATTGTCAATATCGCATCCGTCATCGGCATCGGCGGCAATGTCGGCCAGGCCAACTATGCGGCCTCCAAGGCCGGCGTGATTGCACTGACCAAGTCATCGGCCAAGGAATTCGCCGCGCGTAATATCAATGTTAATGCCATTGCTCCGGGATTCATCCAGACCGCTATGACTGAGGTCTTAAGCGACGAGGTCAAGAATAAGATGAACGAGCGCATTCCGTTGCAGCGGTTGGGCACGGTTGAAGATGTGGCCAATGCCGTCTTGTTCCTGGCCTCTGAGAAATCCAATTACATCACCGGCCAGGTCCTGGTCGTGGACGGCGGGATGGTGATGTAA
- the fabD gene encoding ACP S-malonyltransferase: protein MRTALLFPGQGAQVVGMGKKLYEQEPKAKELYAKANQILGFDLAKICFEGPQEDLNKTNICQPAILVTSLVAFYVMQEKGQLPDWSASAGLSLGEYTALVAAGALSFDDAVRLVERRGAFMQQDCDKTKSTMASVLGLDREKIQGVCTAVGGIVGVANINSVDQIVISGELNAVQMASAKLTEAGAKRVIPLKVAGAFHSPLMKPAQDKLKTELANVNIKQPVKDVISNVTADYVKSPDQIRDNLSRQVASPVLWADSMQKLVADGYDNFYEIGPGKVLSGLIKKVSDKVTVANYEVL from the coding sequence ATGAGAACAGCATTATTATTCCCTGGTCAGGGCGCCCAGGTGGTCGGCATGGGCAAAAAACTATACGAACAGGAACCAAAGGCCAAGGAACTTTATGCTAAGGCAAACCAGATTCTTGGTTTTGACCTGGCCAAAATCTGCTTTGAAGGTCCGCAGGAGGATCTTAACAAGACCAATATCTGCCAGCCGGCCATACTGGTTACCAGCTTGGTGGCTTTTTACGTGATGCAGGAAAAAGGACAGTTGCCGGACTGGTCTGCCTCAGCCGGCCTGAGTCTGGGCGAATACACGGCACTGGTGGCAGCCGGGGCGCTGTCGTTTGACGATGCGGTTCGGCTGGTGGAACGCCGCGGCGCCTTTATGCAACAGGACTGCGACAAAACCAAGAGCACCATGGCGTCAGTTCTGGGCCTGGACCGTGAGAAGATTCAGGGCGTCTGCACGGCCGTAGGCGGGATTGTTGGAGTGGCTAATATCAATAGTGTTGACCAGATAGTGATTTCCGGTGAACTTAATGCAGTCCAGATGGCCAGCGCTAAACTTACCGAAGCCGGCGCCAAACGGGTCATTCCGCTCAAGGTGGCCGGTGCATTCCATTCGCCCCTGATGAAACCGGCCCAGGATAAACTTAAAACAGAATTAGCTAATGTCAATATCAAACAGCCGGTCAAGGATGTCATCTCCAATGTCACAGCTGATTATGTCAAGAGTCCGGATCAAATCAGGGACAACCTCAGCCGTCAGGTGGCTAGTCCGGTGCTCTGGGCGGACAGCATGCAGAAACTGGTTGCGGATGGCTATGATAACTTTTACGAAATCGGGCCGGGTAAGGTCCTGAGCGGTCTGATTAAGAAAGTCAGCGATAAAGTAACCGTGGCCAATTACGAAGTCCTGTAA
- a CDS encoding SEC-C domain-containing protein, whose translation MSPEFGIEMKPDRNSPCPCGSGKKYKKCCSEKGKFMEVTPSNKPETIDYHLVGDNKGNWIRKPGLLNVTIGVREENDVASEIEDIVRIIHSCLKQPIDNTVLEKFVNCEHKLYAVKYHKKAIENEIVSQVEKFKENYKAGSGAKFETENHILLYNTEAFLFQVKSSLDLLIKGLAFFYPELKSLYTFKHRGEGENYRAGGTVIDVLYRKGRQGIAEIFEANRKIWIQEVTGMRDTITHYSRLKNFKCFVEEPYTGGLTVNVHYPSMPTEEQLDIYCTKIYGYLLSLYKDVFNLIKEDLHNKSLS comes from the coding sequence ATGTCCCCAGAATTTGGGATTGAAATGAAACCAGATAGAAATTCTCCTTGCCCATGTGGAAGCGGTAAAAAGTATAAAAAATGTTGTTCTGAGAAAGGTAAGTTTATGGAAGTAACTCCGTCAAATAAACCTGAAACTATTGATTACCATTTAGTTGGTGATAATAAGGGGAACTGGATAAGAAAACCCGGTCTTTTAAACGTTACTATCGGTGTAAGAGAGGAAAATGACGTAGCCAGTGAAATAGAAGATATTGTTCGTATTATTCATAGTTGTCTTAAACAGCCGATTGATAACACCGTCTTGGAGAAATTTGTTAACTGCGAGCACAAATTATACGCTGTTAAGTACCATAAGAAGGCTATCGAAAATGAAATTGTCAGTCAAGTAGAGAAATTCAAGGAAAATTATAAGGCGGGATCTGGAGCGAAGTTTGAAACTGAAAATCACATTCTGCTATATAATACAGAAGCATTTTTATTCCAAGTAAAAAGTAGTTTGGATTTATTAATAAAGGGTTTAGCATTTTTTTATCCTGAGCTAAAAAGTTTATACACCTTTAAGCATAGAGGTGAAGGAGAAAATTATCGGGCAGGGGGGACGGTTATTGATGTTTTATATAGAAAAGGTCGGCAAGGAATTGCAGAGATTTTCGAGGCAAATAGAAAAATTTGGATTCAAGAAGTGACGGGTATGAGAGATACAATCACTCATTATTCTCGATTGAAGAATTTTAAATGTTTTGTTGAAGAGCCATATACTGGCGGATTGACTGTTAATGTACATTATCCGTCAATGCCAACAGAAGAGCAACTTGATATATATTGCACTAAAATATACGGCTATTTATTATCTCTATATAAAGATGTCTTTAATTTAATAAAAGAGGATCTCCATAACAAAAGTTTGTCGTAA
- a CDS encoding methylmalonyl-CoA carboxyltransferase translates to MEDKLKLLRQKKAESLLGGGKDKIAKQHQQGKLSARERIDLLLDKDSFQELDAFVVHQCDHFGMEDKKVLGDGVVTGYGTIDGRLVYVFSQDFTVFGGSLGEAFANKICKVMDLAMKVGAPIIGINDSGGARIQEGVVSLGGYAEIFFRNTLASGVIPQLSIIMGPCAGGAVYSPALTDFIVMVKNTSHMFITGPEVIKSVTAEEITFEQLGGAMTHNAKSGVAHFAADDEKAGIKLIRELMGFIPANNMEEPPYAKPKDKPNRMAKELLKVIPDDSNKPYNIIDVIKHVVDDAEFLEIHSEWAKNMVIGFARLNGHSIGIVGNQPAHLAGCLDINASVKAGRFVRFCDAFNIPLVTFVDVPGFLPGSAQEYGGIIRHGAKLLYAYCEATVPKLTVITRKAYGGAYDVMCSKHVRADMNFAWPTAEIAVMGPDGAVNIIFRKEIIESKDAKKTKDKLVSEYQEKFENPYIAAERGYIDEVIEPQETRPKLITALESLLNKRESRPPKKHGNIPL, encoded by the coding sequence ATGGAAGACAAATTGAAGTTATTGCGCCAGAAGAAGGCCGAGTCGCTCCTGGGCGGCGGTAAGGACAAAATCGCCAAACAACACCAGCAGGGTAAACTCTCGGCCCGGGAACGGATTGACCTGTTGCTGGACAAGGATAGTTTCCAGGAACTGGACGCCTTTGTGGTCCACCAGTGCGACCATTTCGGTATGGAGGATAAAAAGGTCTTGGGCGACGGCGTGGTCACCGGCTACGGCACGATTGACGGCCGGCTGGTCTATGTCTTCAGCCAGGATTTCACGGTCTTCGGCGGCTCGCTGGGCGAGGCCTTTGCCAACAAGATTTGCAAGGTGATGGATTTGGCTATGAAGGTGGGCGCGCCAATCATCGGCATCAACGATTCCGGCGGCGCCAGAATCCAGGAAGGCGTGGTCTCGCTGGGCGGATATGCCGAGATTTTCTTCCGCAATACTTTGGCCTCCGGAGTCATACCACAGCTTTCCATTATTATGGGACCCTGCGCCGGCGGCGCGGTTTATTCGCCGGCACTGACCGATTTCATCGTCATGGTCAAGAACACCAGCCATATGTTTATCACCGGGCCTGAGGTCATCAAGTCCGTGACGGCCGAGGAAATCACCTTTGAGCAATTAGGCGGGGCGATGACCCACAACGCCAAGTCCGGCGTGGCCCATTTTGCGGCTGATGACGAGAAGGCCGGCATCAAACTGATTCGGGAGTTGATGGGATTTATCCCGGCCAATAATATGGAAGAGCCGCCGTATGCCAAGCCCAAGGACAAGCCCAACCGGATGGCCAAGGAATTGCTCAAGGTCATACCGGATGATTCTAACAAGCCCTATAATATCATTGATGTCATTAAGCACGTGGTTGACGACGCGGAGTTCCTGGAGATACACAGCGAGTGGGCTAAGAATATGGTCATTGGCTTTGCCCGGCTGAACGGGCACAGTATCGGAATAGTGGGTAATCAACCGGCTCATCTGGCCGGATGCCTGGATATCAATGCATCGGTCAAGGCCGGACGCTTTGTCCGGTTCTGCGACGCCTTTAATATTCCGCTGGTGACCTTTGTGGATGTGCCGGGATTCCTGCCGGGCAGCGCACAGGAATACGGCGGCATTATCCGGCACGGCGCTAAACTACTTTACGCTTATTGCGAGGCGACGGTGCCGAAGCTGACTGTGATTACCCGCAAGGCCTACGGCGGGGCATACGACGTGATGTGCAGTAAGCATGTCCGGGCGGATATGAATTTCGCCTGGCCGACGGCTGAGATTGCCGTGATGGGTCCGGATGGCGCGGTGAATATTATTTTCCGTAAGGAGATTATCGAGAGCAAGGACGCCAAGAAGACCAAGGATAAGCTGGTGTCCGAATACCAGGAAAAGTTTGAGAATCCCTATATCGCGGCCGAGCGCGGGTATATTGACGAGGTGATTGAGCCGCAGGAGACCCGGCCGAAACTGATTACGGCCCTGGAGAGTTTGTTGAATAAGCGGGAGTCCCGGCCGCCTAAGAAACACGGGAATATACCGCTCTAA